The sequence CTTCTGGCCGCAGGTGATCCGCGGCGCGGGCCAGATCATGGTGCTGCTGTCGGTCTCCCGGCTGGCGATGGGGCGTCTGGCGCCCCACGAGATAGGCAACGGCAGTGGCCTGTTCAACGTGATGCGCAACCTGGGCGGCGCGGTGGGGCTGGCGCTGATCGATACCCTCCGCGAGCTGCGTGAGGACTATCACTGGAACCAGATGATCGGGGCCATCGACCAGAGCCGCCAGGTGGTGATCGACCAGCTGGCAAGCTATCAGTCGACCTTCACGGGGCTGGCTGATCCGTGGCAGGCCGGTGTGCAGATGATCGCCCAGCGCATCAGCCTCCAGGCCGAGGTGCTGGCCTTCGACAATATCTTCCTGTGGCTGGGCGCGGTCTATGTAGTCGGCAGCGTGGCGGCCTTCCTGTTCCGTCGTCCGGAAAACCCTGCCAGCAAGGCGGATGCCAGCGAAAGTGGCGAACAGAGCCCAGCGCACTGATGGCGCCTTGATCGTAGTTTGAGAAAACGCCGCAAGTCGCTGAAAGACCAAGACCCGCCAATCGGCGGGTCAAAGACCCGCCAATCGGCGGGTCTTGGTCTTTCAAGCCTTGGTCTTTCAAGCCTTGGTCTTTCAAGCCTTGGTGTGTCAGGCCATGAGCCTCTGTCAGTCAGCCAGCATTCAGCCAGCAGGGCGTCACCAGCCCCAGAACATCAGATACCAGATGCCCAGCGCGGGCAGGCAGGCCAGCGCGACACTCGCGGTGCCGATCAGCCGTGCAGCGTTGCCTGCGAGCAGGCCGCCGTTGCGCTGTTCACCATTGCGCTGCTCACCGGTAATGCGCCAGGCCAGCCGCAGGCCCCACAGGCAGGCCAGTGCCAGCAGGGTGGCGCGCAGATCATTGGCCCAGCTGAGGTTGATGCCGTCGCCGCGCAGCAGCGTCATGGTGGTGGCGGAGAGGCCGAGAAACACGCCCAGCCCGCCCAGCGGAATCAGGCTCAGCGAGAGATGCCACAGGCGTGACAGCGTCGCCTTGCCACCCATCAGCCAGTTGCCCAGCAGCAGCGGCAGGCTGGTGAGCGCGCCCAGCAGTCCGCCACCAACCACGATCCACAGCGTGATCAGGCTGCCATCGAGCAGGTTGAAGACATCGTTGTGCTCGGGGTAGTTGGTCAGAATCCAGGTGGGCAGGGTGGTGGTCAGCGGCCACATCAGATCGTGCTCGATCAGCCAGACCGCCAGTTGCTGCTTGAGGGCGACGAACCACGGGCTGGCGCTCCAGCTGAAGGCACCGATGGCGATGCCGAGCAGGCCGAACACCAGCACCGAGTAGTGGGTGAAGCGCACCGGCTGCGGCGGCTCGACCAGCTCTACCCCCGGCGCACGCCACTCCAGCTGCATCGCGTCCTTGTAGCCGCTGCAGCGTCCGCAGACATGGCAGTCACCGGCACTGTCGAGCTGCTTGAGCGGAATCAGCGGCGCGCAGTCAGGGGCGTACATGCGCACGGCGTTGCCCTGACGGACAGCCTGATTGTGAGCGTTCCAGCGCGCCTGGTCGGTGCGGAAGTGGGTCGGCGAGAGGCGCGCCAGCAGATTGAAGACGCCATTCACCGGACACAGCTGCCGACACCAGACGCGGGTGCCCTTGCCGTAGATCAGCCCGACGGTGATCGCGGCCACCGTCGAGCCGCCCAGCACCACCAGTGCGCCCAGCGGGTACTGATAGACGCTGGCCAGCTGGCCATACAGCGTGGTGCCGAGGAAGGCCACGAAGGGCCAGCCGCCCCAGCGCATCCAGCCGGGAATCGGGCGACCGAGGCCGATGCGGCTGGCGGCTTCGGTCAGGGTGCCTTCGGGGCAGAAGACACCGCACCACACGCGGCCCATCAGCACCATGCTGATCAGCACGAAGGGCCACCACAGCCCCCAGAACACGAACTCGGCGAACACCGTCAGGTTGGTGAGGATATGCGCCTGGTAATCCGGCAGTGGCAACAGGGCCGGCACCACCAGCAGAAAGGCATAGATGCCGACCACCAGCCATTGCACCAGCTGGATCAGACCACGTCGCTGCTGCATCGCCTGTCCGAAGCGCGCGATGCGCGTGGCCTGACGGCCCGGCGAGGAGCCGCCATCACTGGCGATGAGGTTGCTGATGTCGCCGTGGGGGCTGGAGCCGCAATTGGCCATGACTATCGTTTCTCCTGACTGGCAGATCGCGTGAACAGGACTCAGCTGCGCGCGCGGGCAGTGAGCTGGCGGCGCTGGTCGACGCGCTCCCTCTTGCGCTGACGCTTCATGAGGCCTATGACGATGACCCAGTAGCCGAGATAGCCGACCACCATCGTCGTGGCAGGCCAGGCGCGATAGCCGGCGAAGGTCGCCAGCAGTCCGCCGAGGCCGCTGCCATCATCGAGCAGCCAGCTGGAATCCCACAGCGGGTCGAGGCCTGCCGGCAGATAGCCGAGGCCGATCAATTGCTCGAGGCCCGACATCAGCAGTGACGCCGCCAGCAGCAACAGCAGGACTTCGGTCACGCGGAAGAACAGCTTCCACGAGAACAGGCGTGAACCGAGCTGCAGCGCCATGAAGGTCGCCACCGCGAGGGCGAAGCCAAGGCCTGCGGCGAGCGCGAAGCTGGCGATGCTGCCGGACTGCAGGCTGGCGGCGCCCATGCCGTAGAGGAAGACGACGGTTTCCGCGCCTTCACGTGCCACGGCGATGGCGACCAGCGTCGCCACGCCCCAGTAGCTGCCGGAGGAGACGGCGCTGGCCAGGCCGCTCTCGAGTTCTGCCTTGAGCGTGCGCCCCTTGGTGCGCATCCACAGCACCATCTGGGTGATCAACAGGCAGGCGGTCAATACCAGTACGGCCTGGAAGACCTCCTGCGCGGTGCCGGTCAACCAGGTGTCGGCACCCATCAGCGCCGCTCCCATCAGGCCGGCTAGCACCAGACCGGCGACGACCCCGCCCCACAGGTAGCGCAGGCCCGCACGGGTGCCGGACTGCACCAGCCAGGCGTGCATGATGCCGATGACGAGAATGGCTTCGACGCTTTCACGCCAGACGATAAACAGGATCTGATCAAACATGCGGACTCTCTTCTACTGACGTTCGGTGCGCGCCATCGATGACGAAAAAGGCGTCATTGGCACAGGGTGGCCGAGCTTATTCGGCGACGACCTTGCCACGCGCGTCCGGCAGGTGGAAATCATCGAAGAAGTCATAGCTGCCCGCGCGCAGCGGATGGATGACGACGAACGACTTCACGCCCGGTGCCAGCACCTTCTCCTTGCGCAGTGAGTTGCTCTCGAATTCGGCCGGCGTATTGCCCGCGTTGTGCAGCTGGATGACGAATTTCTCGCCCGCCTTGACCTCAAGGACCTCAGGGATGAGCTTGCCGTTGTCGAGGGTCAGGTCGTAGGACGGCATGTCGCTGGCGGCCGCCGGCCGAGGCAACAGGGCTGCGACCAGCAGGGCCACGAGCAGCAGGACAGCTACTAGCAACAGGGCGAGCGCGGGCAGCTGGGCGCTTGCTCGACGGGGCAGGCGAGATGGCAAGTGAGAGGGCAGGCGAGAGGGCAAGAAAGCGGTCAGGCGCATGGGACACTCCGGACGATGAGGAAAAGCGCACACTGACACCAGCACAAGGCGCTGGTGGTAGAGCGACCAATGGCCGCGAGTGCAGGTCAGCACAGGCGGCCATCGAAGGCGCAAGCGGCAAAGGCCGCCTCACGGAATGCAGACATTCAGGGGCATGCAGAAAGGGCAGAGCGGCGCTCAGTAGCCGCCTTTCTTGCCGACGCCGGCATAGACGAAGTCATAGTCGGTGGTGATGGTCTGCGGCCACTCGGCGACGCCGGTTTCCTTGTCGATATGACGCGGCATGTCCGGATGCTGGATCTCGAAGGTCAGGTGGTACTTGCCCGGGCCATCCAGCTTGACGTTCTTGCCGTAGTGGGTGCCGTCATTGGCGATCATCGGCACCAGCTCGCCTTCGATCGGCGCCTCGCCACCCTGCCTGGTCAGGGTGTAGTGAATGCCGAGGTAGGGAATCCAGTCGCCCGGCGCGAAGCCATTGTCGTTTTCCATCAGCGCGTGGATATCGGCTTCCAGGTGGATATCGGCCTGATTGGCCGGCAGCTTGCCGGCCGGGGCCATCACCACCGGCTGCAGGTAGACGGCAGCGATTTCCATGCCGCCTTCCTTGACCGGCGTGCCGATCGGGTATTCCAGTGCCGAGGCCTGACCCGCCACGAACGTTGCCGCCAGGCTCAGGGCGAGCAGGCAAGGCTTGAGCGCGCGGGGCAGAGCAGTGGTAAGGGAGTGACGCTGTGGCATCGGGGGGGACTCGCAATGATGGGAAGTGGAGCTTCATTATCCCGATAAGCCTAAATATAACTATTCTCATCCCTGCGCCGCTTGCGTTGCTCATCTTGCAACGGGACGTTGTGTAAATATGAGCTTGTTCTCAAGTAACAGGGGCGAGACAGACCGGGCGGCAGCGCCGGGCAGATCGCGGCTTTCTTGCAACAGCCTCACGATTGCCACACGGCTGCCTCGCGAGTTTCTCGCACCATCTGGTCTGCCCATCTGGTCTGGCGCGCTGCCATGCGGCATGCTGCGCGACATGACGATTCCTCCTTCAGATTCTCCTGCTTGCATTGAACTGCCCGCCCTCGAGGCGTGGTGCCGAGCGCTGCATCAACATCTGCTCGCGCGGCGCCAGCGTGCCTGCCTGTGGATCAGTGGCGATGACCCCTCCGGCGCCGCGCAGGCAATCTGCGAGCTATGGCCAGTGCGTGAGACTGCCCCGTTGTGGCTGGGCACAGGTGAAGCCTTGTCGACAGCGGGCGCACCGCCGGTGCGTGCGCTGGCGATGGCCAAGGCTGCCACCCAGCTGGGCGGTGAGCAGTCACTGGTCATCTTCGATGCGGCGCAGCCGGCGACGGGCTTCAACCCCGATGCCTTCGGTGCCGTTACCGGCACCCTGAAGGCGGGTGGCCTGCTGGTACTGATGACGCCTGCTGCCTGGGCCGCGGCAGACCCTGCGCCAGTGCCGGATGGCGATCATGCGCGTCTGGCCCACTGGCCCTTCGCGCGGGAGCAGCTGACGGCGCGCTATCTGGCGAGATTGGCACGCCGCCTCTCAACGCACGCCAGTGTGCTGCACTGGCCACAGGGCGGACACCTGCCTGCGCCATCGCTGGATAACGGCAATCAGGCAGCGCGATCAGATTCCATCGCCGACAGCGACTGCCTGACGCAGGGCCAGGCCGCCAGCGTGGCTGCGCTGGAGGCATTGGCGCCTGCGCGACCCGTGGTGATCAGTGCCGATCGCGGGC comes from bacterium Scap17 and encodes:
- a CDS encoding FTR1 family iron permease, translating into MFDQILFIVWRESVEAILVIGIMHAWLVQSGTRAGLRYLWGGVVAGLVLAGLMGAALMGADTWLTGTAQEVFQAVLVLTACLLITQMVLWMRTKGRTLKAELESGLASAVSSGSYWGVATLVAIAVAREGAETVVFLYGMGAASLQSGSIASFALAAGLGFALAVATFMALQLGSRLFSWKLFFRVTEVLLLLLAASLLMSGLEQLIGLGYLPAGLDPLWDSSWLLDDGSGLGGLLATFAGYRAWPATTMVVGYLGYWVIVIGLMKRQRKRERVDQRRQLTARARS
- a CDS encoding 4Fe-4S binding protein, with the protein product MANCGSSPHGDISNLIASDGGSSPGRQATRIARFGQAMQQRRGLIQLVQWLVVGIYAFLLVVPALLPLPDYQAHILTNLTVFAEFVFWGLWWPFVLISMVLMGRVWCGVFCPEGTLTEAASRIGLGRPIPGWMRWGGWPFVAFLGTTLYGQLASVYQYPLGALVVLGGSTVAAITVGLIYGKGTRVWCRQLCPVNGVFNLLARLSPTHFRTDQARWNAHNQAVRQGNAVRMYAPDCAPLIPLKQLDSAGDCHVCGRCSGYKDAMQLEWRAPGVELVEPPQPVRFTHYSVLVFGLLGIAIGAFSWSASPWFVALKQQLAVWLIEHDLMWPLTTTLPTWILTNYPEHNDVFNLLDGSLITLWIVVGGGLLGALTSLPLLLGNWLMGGKATLSRLWHLSLSLIPLGGLGVFLGLSATTMTLLRGDGINLSWANDLRATLLALACLWGLRLAWRITGEQRNGEQRNGGLLAGNAARLIGTASVALACLPALGIWYLMFWGW
- a CDS encoding cupredoxin domain-containing protein translates to MRLTAFLPSRLPSHLPSRLPRRASAQLPALALLLVAVLLLVALLVAALLPRPAAASDMPSYDLTLDNGKLIPEVLEVKAGEKFVIQLHNAGNTPAEFESNSLRKEKVLAPGVKSFVVIHPLRAGSYDFFDDFHLPDARGKVVAE